In a single window of the Melioribacteraceae bacterium genome:
- a CDS encoding DUF4981 domain-containing protein, translating into MNKKHLKNPKSISFHPAFQKGIWVPSSNFKTRFLALLEMTIHNQFLRYLNKLIILIFVVLSITIVKAQNRLPHPELENPSIQGINKENPHATFISFDSRETALQNDKSKSSRRISLNGTWNFNFVIGISNRIRNFAEPGLNISSWKETEVPSNMEMQGYGIPIYVNIGYEFYPEWNFNPPFVNDLEKNNIGYYRREFDIPEFWNGQQIFINFGSIKSVGFIWINGIKVGMSKDSKTPQEFDITNYVKPGKNSVAVEVFRWSDASYLECQDFWRLSGIPREVYIYAQPKVRLRDFFVKASLDENYTHGVFDLNVELKNHTKKRSKYSVTYEILDKNGNENLTSETKTIELSDTLGIINFSTTLPSVKKWTAETPNLYTLLLTIKDESDKTTEVTSTKIGFRTSEIKNGLFLINGKRVLVKGVNIHEFNPLTGQVISEADTKLDMERMKQLNINAIRTSHYPQPEFFYEMADKYGFYIINEANIESHGMGYDLTKTLGNNPDWLEAHLFRTRNMVERDKNHPSVVIWSLGNEAGNGYNFYQTYLFIKNRDNTRPVQYERAGLEWNTDIFCPMYMKIPDLENYAKKYFDRPLILCEYSHAMGNSNGNIKDYWETMEKYPNLQGGLIWDWVDQGLADKNENGKFWAYGGDYGPTGTPSDGNFCINGVVFPDRSIKPHSLEVKHVYQNIGFKVEDFSTGKFVITNKFRFTNLSKYIFSYEITANGESIKSGELPIMNIEPEQSNLISVNLDNLPPNPGVEYFIKFSAKTIIAENLLSAGWEIASEQFKIPIEVSKLQFNATNDEKVNYNEGKSIEISGNEFSLSIDKKTGIITSYRNKGKELLLNGFGPRPTFWRAPTDNDYGWRMPRVCRLWKQLSEQELSAQNLTINYEGSDVKVAVEYNLDSVKSVWKTEYTVMGNGAVKIENLFITNDNTVPVIPRIGMKMQMPAEFTQLEYFGRGPWENYSDRKSSAFVGLYKSTVAEQYVPYVRPQENGHHTDVRWMVLTNNDGTGLLVVADSLMEFNALPNPVEDFDAGIDKDKNLRHINDISPKNMIELHLDFRHMGVGGDDSWGAKPHDQYLIKPSNKVYKYGFTFIPVNSPQEAEEMKKFVY; encoded by the coding sequence CTTTTATAAGTTTTGATAGTCGCGAAACTGCTTTGCAAAACGACAAGAGTAAAAGCTCACGCCGTATTTCCTTAAATGGTACTTGGAATTTTAATTTTGTTATAGGTATATCAAACCGTATCAGAAATTTTGCAGAACCTGGACTCAACATTTCTAGTTGGAAAGAAACAGAAGTGCCATCTAACATGGAAATGCAAGGTTATGGTATTCCTATTTATGTAAATATTGGTTACGAATTTTATCCGGAATGGAATTTCAATCCACCTTTTGTTAATGATTTAGAAAAGAACAACATCGGGTATTACCGTCGTGAGTTTGATATACCTGAATTTTGGAATGGGCAACAAATCTTTATCAATTTCGGTTCTATTAAATCTGTCGGGTTTATTTGGATTAACGGAATAAAAGTCGGTATGAGTAAGGATAGTAAAACTCCACAAGAGTTTGATATCACCAACTATGTTAAACCGGGAAAAAATAGTGTAGCAGTTGAAGTCTTTCGATGGAGTGACGCTTCATATCTTGAATGCCAGGACTTCTGGCGTTTAAGCGGTATTCCCCGTGAAGTTTATATTTATGCTCAACCAAAAGTAAGATTACGTGATTTCTTTGTAAAAGCTTCACTTGATGAAAATTATACGCATGGCGTTTTCGATCTTAATGTGGAATTGAAGAATCATACTAAAAAAAGATCTAAATATTCAGTGACATATGAAATTTTAGATAAAAATGGAAATGAGAACCTCACATCGGAAACTAAAACTATTGAATTATCAGATACTCTTGGAATAATAAACTTCAGTACTACTTTACCATCAGTAAAAAAATGGACAGCGGAAACTCCAAATCTTTACACTCTTTTACTAACAATAAAAGATGAATCTGACAAGACCACCGAAGTTACATCAACAAAAATTGGTTTCCGTACCAGCGAAATTAAAAATGGTTTATTCCTGATTAACGGAAAACGTGTTTTAGTTAAAGGCGTTAACATTCATGAATTTAATCCTCTCACAGGTCAGGTAATTAGTGAGGCAGATACAAAATTAGATATGGAGCGGATGAAACAATTAAATATAAATGCTATTAGAACAAGCCACTACCCGCAACCTGAATTCTTTTACGAAATGGCTGATAAATATGGCTTCTATATAATTAATGAAGCAAATATAGAATCTCATGGAATGGGATATGATCTTACAAAAACTCTTGGCAATAATCCGGATTGGCTTGAAGCTCATTTATTCCGTACTCGTAACATGGTTGAGAGGGATAAAAATCATCCTTCGGTGGTTATTTGGTCTTTGGGTAATGAAGCAGGTAATGGCTATAATTTTTATCAGACATATTTATTTATAAAAAACCGAGATAATACTAGACCTGTGCAGTACGAAAGAGCAGGACTTGAATGGAACACCGATATTTTTTGTCCAATGTATATGAAAATTCCCGATCTTGAAAACTATGCAAAGAAATACTTCGACCGACCATTAATCTTGTGTGAATATTCTCATGCAATGGGAAACAGCAATGGAAATATAAAAGACTATTGGGAAACGATGGAAAAATATCCCAACCTCCAAGGTGGTTTGATTTGGGATTGGGTAGATCAGGGTCTTGCCGATAAAAATGAAAATGGAAAATTTTGGGCCTACGGAGGTGACTATGGTCCAACAGGCACTCCATCCGATGGTAATTTCTGTATTAACGGTGTAGTTTTTCCGGACAGAAGCATTAAACCGCATAGTCTTGAAGTTAAACATGTTTATCAAAATATTGGTTTTAAAGTCGAAGACTTTTCTACCGGAAAGTTTGTAATTACAAACAAGTTCAGATTTACTAATCTCTCCAAATATATTTTCAGTTATGAGATTACTGCGAATGGTGAAAGTATAAAAAGCGGCGAACTGCCTATTATGAATATTGAACCTGAGCAATCAAATTTAATTTCAGTTAATCTGGATAATTTACCACCAAACCCCGGGGTTGAGTATTTCATAAAATTCTCTGCTAAAACTATTATAGCAGAAAATTTACTTTCTGCCGGATGGGAAATAGCTTCAGAACAATTTAAAATACCTATTGAGGTTTCGAAGTTACAATTTAATGCTACTAATGATGAAAAAGTAAATTACAATGAAGGAAAGAGTATTGAGATTTCGGGGAATGAGTTCTCTCTTTCAATTGATAAAAAGACAGGCATAATCACATCGTACAGAAATAAAGGAAAGGAACTTTTACTTAATGGATTTGGGCCACGTCCAACTTTTTGGCGCGCACCCACAGACAATGATTATGGATGGAGAATGCCCCGAGTTTGTCGTTTATGGAAGCAACTCTCTGAACAAGAATTATCAGCTCAAAATCTTACCATAAATTATGAAGGTAGTGATGTAAAAGTGGCTGTTGAATACAATCTTGATTCGGTTAAATCTGTTTGGAAAACAGAATATACTGTTATGGGAAATGGTGCTGTTAAAATTGAAAATCTTTTTATAACAAATGATAACACTGTCCCAGTAATCCCAAGAATTGGCATGAAGATGCAGATGCCTGCGGAATTCACTCAACTTGAATATTTTGGTAGAGGACCATGGGAGAATTATAGCGATCGTAAATCATCAGCATTTGTTGGACTATATAAATCAACTGTTGCCGAACAATACGTTCCGTATGTTCGCCCACAAGAAAATGGGCACCACACGGATGTACGATGGATGGTATTAACTAATAATGATGGAACCGGATTATTAGTAGTCGCGGATTCATTGATGGAATTCAACGCACTCCCTAATCCTGTTGAAGATTTTGATGCCGGAATTGACAAAGACAAGAATTTGCGCCATATAAACGATATCAGTCCTAAAAATATGATTGAGCTACATTTAGATTTTCGCCATATGGGAGTTGGGGGTGATGACAGCTGGGGTGCAAAACCGCATGATCAGTATTTGATTAAGCCAAGTAATAAAGTTTATAAATATGGTTTCACATTTATACCGGTGAACTCCCCTCAAGAAGCAGAAGAGATGAAAAAATTTGTTTATTAA
- a CDS encoding glycoside hydrolase 43 family protein, producing the protein MKINFIISILLVVLISTVNIFAQKFQADNGDGTFTNPVIAADYPDPDVIRVDSVYYFVSTTMFVFPGVTILKSYDLINWEYCSNALPRFDFNKCYDLDGCNRYGRGQWATSLKFHNGKFHILFITLDEGGFYLTADKAEGPWEINRLPKGFYDPGLFFDDDGKIYVAHGYNKISITEVDNNLVAKSDDVLVYTGDIRRGLEGAHVYKINDYYYLYCTYGGLDGFQVALRSKNIYGPYEQKVVIRDTTHGPNFGIHQGALIETQTGEWWTMLFVDSGPFGRFPSLQPVTWVDGWPMVGVDGKAVVTFRKPNVGKEYPIKILPTSDEFDMPIGESGNPELNMQWGWNHNPEPTKWSLKENPGFLRLKTVTVVDSLQKARNTLTQRMFAYYSDDITSEATIKMEFENMKDGDIAGLAVFQNPYAYIGIKKSNGHHYIIMVNNGKLIDSIKVDKTKIYLRASAFFGSGAAPLYGGKSVSGSGNASFSYSLDNDSFTKIGNELNMRFNLKVFTGNKFCLFNYATKEIGGYVEFDWFRTNPSKVVFNKK; encoded by the coding sequence ATGAAAATAAATTTTATTATATCAATATTATTAGTTGTGTTGATTTCAACTGTAAATATATTTGCACAAAAATTCCAAGCTGATAACGGAGATGGTACATTTACAAATCCAGTAATAGCGGCTGACTACCCCGATCCGGATGTAATTAGGGTTGATTCGGTTTACTATTTTGTATCAACTACAATGTTTGTTTTTCCCGGAGTTACAATACTTAAATCTTACGATCTTATTAATTGGGAATATTGCAGTAATGCCCTACCTCGTTTTGATTTTAATAAATGTTATGATCTTGACGGCTGCAACAGATATGGGCGCGGTCAATGGGCAACAAGTCTAAAATTCCATAACGGAAAATTCCACATTTTATTTATTACTCTGGATGAAGGGGGATTTTATTTAACCGCCGATAAAGCTGAAGGTCCTTGGGAAATTAATCGCTTGCCAAAAGGATTTTACGACCCCGGTTTGTTTTTTGATGACGACGGAAAAATTTACGTTGCTCATGGTTATAATAAAATTAGTATAACCGAAGTTGACAATAACCTTGTAGCAAAAAGTGATGATGTATTGGTTTACACGGGTGATATAAGGCGCGGACTCGAAGGTGCTCATGTTTATAAAATTAACGATTATTATTATTTGTATTGTACTTATGGCGGACTTGATGGTTTTCAAGTGGCACTTCGTTCAAAAAACATTTATGGACCATACGAACAAAAAGTGGTAATTAGAGATACTACTCACGGACCTAATTTTGGTATTCACCAAGGCGCACTTATTGAAACACAAACGGGAGAGTGGTGGACAATGCTATTTGTTGACAGCGGACCATTCGGAAGATTCCCATCGCTTCAACCTGTTACTTGGGTTGATGGTTGGCCAATGGTGGGAGTTGATGGAAAAGCAGTAGTAACTTTTAGAAAACCTAATGTTGGTAAAGAATATCCTATAAAAATTTTGCCAACATCTGATGAATTTGACATGCCTATCGGCGAGTCTGGCAATCCAGAATTAAATATGCAATGGGGATGGAATCATAATCCCGAACCAACTAAATGGTCTTTAAAGGAAAACCCTGGATTCTTGAGACTAAAAACCGTAACGGTGGTTGATAGTTTACAGAAAGCACGCAACACTCTTACACAAAGAATGTTTGCCTACTATTCTGATGATATAACATCCGAGGCGACGATTAAAATGGAATTTGAAAATATGAAAGACGGCGACATCGCCGGTTTAGCTGTTTTCCAAAATCCATACGCATATATAGGAATTAAGAAATCAAATGGTCATCATTATATAATTATGGTGAATAATGGTAAACTAATCGACTCAATTAAAGTTGATAAGACAAAAATATATTTACGCGCAAGCGCATTCTTTGGTTCAGGAGCAGCACCGCTTTACGGAGGTAAATCTGTTTCGGGTTCAGGGAATGCATCTTTCTCATATAGTCTCGATAATGATTCCTTTACGAAAATTGGTAATGAATTGAATATGAGATTTAATCTCAAAGTTTTTACAGGTAATAAATTTTGCCTTTTCAACTATGCAACCAAGGAAATTGGTGGGTATGTTGAATTTGACTGGTTTAGAACAAATCCAAGCAAAGTTGTCTTTAATAAGAAATAA
- a CDS encoding radical SAM protein codes for MEFPIFISFTLLNACNLRCKMCGQWSETGYVRNKVVEANPQLKVDVWKRLVDEISNHKIRFILIRGGEPFLYPGIMELIEYINSKGIFVSIDTNGTMIENYAVELVRMGNMHITFSVDGPEPVHDEVRGIKGSYKQIKENIELFNRLEKENNKSIGKSICFTISKYSYKGLGEMPDVAREMGINSINIVPYYYFSQTTGDKYELELKTHFNTSAYSWKGFQHEDSGIDFQVFKHEYEKYISTLNGIENFPFMPFGLDEYKSWFEDDNSVVGSTQCLNVEKLIDIQPNGDANFCIDFPDYVIGNIKDMTISEIWNSSRAEKFRSYRRNNPLAICYRCGGKYCSEIN; via the coding sequence ATGGAATTCCCAATTTTCATTTCATTTACTCTTCTTAATGCGTGCAACCTTCGTTGTAAAATGTGCGGACAGTGGAGTGAAACCGGTTATGTGCGGAACAAAGTTGTTGAAGCAAATCCCCAATTAAAGGTAGATGTGTGGAAAAGACTTGTTGATGAAATTTCAAACCATAAGATCAGGTTTATTTTGATCAGAGGAGGCGAACCTTTTCTTTATCCAGGGATTATGGAGTTGATTGAATACATTAACAGTAAAGGAATTTTTGTTTCAATTGATACAAACGGAACAATGATTGAAAATTATGCCGTAGAGCTAGTTAGGATGGGAAATATGCATATAACTTTTTCTGTTGATGGACCTGAACCTGTTCATGATGAGGTTAGAGGGATAAAAGGAAGTTATAAACAAATAAAAGAAAATATTGAGTTGTTTAATCGACTCGAAAAAGAAAATAATAAATCAATAGGTAAGAGTATTTGTTTTACTATTAGTAAATACTCCTACAAAGGATTGGGGGAAATGCCGGATGTAGCAAGGGAAATGGGAATAAATTCAATCAACATTGTACCCTATTACTATTTCTCTCAAACTACCGGAGATAAATATGAGTTAGAATTGAAAACACATTTTAACACTTCAGCATATTCATGGAAGGGCTTTCAGCATGAAGATTCCGGAATAGATTTTCAAGTCTTCAAGCATGAGTATGAAAAATATATTTCAACACTCAATGGTATCGAAAATTTTCCTTTCATGCCCTTTGGTCTTGATGAATATAAATCATGGTTTGAGGATGATAACTCGGTTGTCGGTTCCACACAATGTCTGAATGTTGAAAAATTAATTGATATTCAACCTAATGGTGATGCAAACTTCTGCATCGATTTTCCCGATTACGTAATCGGAAATATTAAGGATATGACAATCTCAGAAATATGGAATAGCAGTAGAGCTGAAAAATTTAGAAGTTATAGAAGGAATAACCCGCTGGCAATATGCTACAGATGCGGTGGAAAATATTGTTCCGAAATTAATTAA
- a CDS encoding family 43 glycosylhydrolase, whose product MKYYQTILKVSASIILLASINMYAQNPIITNQFTADPSARVFDGKVYLYPSHDIPPVEGKTRPDWFCMEDYHVFSSSNLTEWTDHGVILDQTQIPWANPTAYSLWAPDCIYRNGKYYFYFPAPHKDTTKGRGFSIGVATSDNPYGPFTPEPEPIKGVRGIDPNVLIDKDGQAYLYWSARNIFVAKLKENMTELESEPLIIPNLPDKGLKEGPFVFERNGIYYLTFPHVENVTERLEYAIADNPMGPFEMVGVIMDESPTGCWTNHHSIIEYDNQWYLFYHHNDYSPNFDKNRSVRIDSLFFNEDGTIQKVIPTLRGVGITNASDKIQIDRFSLKSSNGSSIDFLDTLKRFEGWKTILDSEKAWMQYNSVNFEGSKKHIAIKIRASSKTGADLLVRLNNAEGPIIAEVKIPKVDEWTTVTSPLLKYEEGINNIIIQLKNNYAEIDWISFE is encoded by the coding sequence ATGAAATATTACCAAACCATTTTAAAGGTGTCAGCAAGTATAATATTATTAGCATCAATCAATATGTATGCTCAAAATCCAATTATCACAAATCAATTTACCGCTGATCCATCCGCAAGAGTATTCGATGGAAAAGTTTATCTATATCCCTCGCATGATATTCCACCGGTTGAAGGGAAAACACGCCCCGATTGGTTCTGCATGGAAGATTATCACGTTTTCTCATCTTCCAATCTCACGGAATGGACCGATCACGGTGTTATTTTAGATCAAACACAGATCCCCTGGGCCAATCCTACCGCATATAGCTTATGGGCTCCCGATTGTATCTATAGAAATGGTAAATATTATTTTTACTTTCCCGCTCCTCATAAGGATACAACTAAAGGAAGAGGATTCTCAATTGGTGTTGCTACATCTGATAATCCCTATGGTCCATTTACTCCGGAACCTGAACCAATTAAAGGAGTACGCGGCATTGATCCCAATGTATTAATTGATAAAGACGGGCAGGCATATTTATACTGGTCAGCAAGAAATATTTTTGTCGCAAAACTAAAAGAGAATATGACTGAACTTGAATCCGAGCCATTGATAATTCCAAATTTACCTGATAAAGGACTTAAGGAAGGTCCATTTGTTTTTGAGCGGAATGGTATTTACTACTTAACTTTTCCTCATGTTGAAAATGTAACGGAGCGGCTTGAGTATGCAATTGCCGATAATCCGATGGGACCTTTTGAAATGGTTGGTGTAATTATGGATGAATCACCAACGGGATGCTGGACAAATCATCACTCGATAATTGAGTATGATAATCAATGGTATCTTTTCTATCATCACAATGATTACTCCCCCAACTTTGATAAAAATAGATCTGTTAGAATTGACAGCCTATTTTTTAATGAGGATGGAACAATACAAAAAGTTATTCCAACATTACGTGGTGTTGGAATAACGAATGCATCAGATAAAATCCAGATAGATAGATTCAGTTTGAAAAGCAGTAACGGATCATCAATAGATTTTCTAGATACACTAAAAAGATTTGAAGGATGGAAAACAATCCTCGATTCCGAAAAAGCATGGATGCAGTATAACAGTGTTAATTTTGAAGGAAGTAAAAAGCATATCGCTATAAAAATTAGAGCTTCATCAAAAACGGGAGCCGATTTACTAGTGAGATTAAATAATGCTGAAGGACCAATTATTGCTGAGGTAAAAATTCCTAAAGTTGATGAATGGACAACAGTTACTTCTCCTTTGCTAAAATATGAAGAAGGGATTAATAATATCATTATTCAATTAAAAAATAATTATGCCGAGATAGACTGGATAAGCTTTGAATAA
- a CDS encoding glycoside hydrolase family 95 protein, which yields MKMKICVKCSKTFLIIIFYLILGGYIYSQNNSLLKLWYEQPATRWVEALPIGNGRLGAMVFGNPSSEKIQLNENTIWAGQPYRNDNPDAKEALPKVRQLIFDGNYQEAQNLVNQKFISRNSHGMPYQTAGNLDLIFDGHHNYSNYYRELDIENAVTLTRYNVDGVTFTREVFASFPDQVIVMKITTDQPGKINFSASMNHPLPVKIKIIGNDKLIMAGTTGDCDSIKGAVKFEVHAKIKAEGGTVSAMEESLSVANANEAIIYISIASSFINYMDISGNAGERADSFLTKSLAKKYETVLENHIIDYQKYFNRVTIDLGNTDNDKKPTDKRIEQFASSNDPQLAALCFQFGRFLLISSSRPGGQPANLQGIWNDQLYPPWDSKYTVNINTEMNYWPSENTNLTEMNEPLIQMIRELSQAGKETAKVMYDADGWVLHHNTDIWRMSGPIDGSFWGMWPMGGAWLSQHLYEKYEYSGDVEYLKSIFPILKSAVEFYLSFLIEEPKNKWLVVSPSISPENAPATHPEYSIAAGTTMDNQLLFDLFTKTIIASEIINADEKFIVRIKDTLKRLPPKQIGKWGQLQEWIEDWDDPKDNHRHVSHLYGLYPSNQISPYRTPELFSAAKTSLMARGDESTGWSMGWKINLWARLLDGDHALKLITDQLTPSIQKDGNERGGTYPNLFDAHPPFQIDGNFGFTAGITEMLVQSHDGFVFLLPALPSKWKNGSINGIRLRGGFEIKNMEWREGEISKLAIKSNLGGNLRIRSYSKLTHEGTNALSATEGNNTNHFYQTAMGKGVIINNSTAIKNVELKETFLYDFDTQPEKEYIFTGSQY from the coding sequence ATGAAAATGAAAATATGTGTGAAGTGTAGTAAGACATTTCTAATTATCATATTTTATTTAATTCTAGGGGGGTACATATATTCTCAGAATAATTCTTTACTTAAGCTATGGTATGAACAACCAGCAACACGATGGGTTGAGGCGCTTCCGATAGGCAACGGGCGTTTAGGAGCTATGGTTTTTGGAAATCCTTCCAGTGAAAAAATTCAGCTTAATGAAAACACAATTTGGGCGGGCCAGCCCTATCGTAATGATAATCCCGACGCAAAAGAAGCGTTGCCAAAAGTAAGACAATTAATTTTTGATGGTAATTACCAAGAAGCACAAAATTTAGTAAATCAAAAATTTATTAGCCGTAATTCACATGGTATGCCCTATCAAACAGCCGGAAACTTAGACCTAATTTTTGATGGTCACCATAATTATTCTAACTACTATCGTGAATTAGATATTGAAAATGCAGTTACATTAACTAGATATAATGTTGATGGCGTCACTTTCACCCGTGAGGTTTTTGCTTCATTTCCGGATCAAGTTATTGTAATGAAGATTACTACTGACCAACCAGGAAAAATAAATTTTTCCGCTTCGATGAATCATCCTCTCCCGGTAAAAATTAAGATCATCGGAAATGATAAATTAATAATGGCGGGTACAACTGGTGACTGCGATTCAATTAAAGGCGCGGTAAAGTTTGAAGTTCATGCCAAGATAAAAGCTGAGGGGGGAACTGTATCTGCAATGGAGGAGAGTCTTTCTGTTGCTAATGCCAATGAAGCTATTATCTATATCTCTATTGCTTCAAGTTTTATAAACTATATGGATATAAGCGGGAATGCGGGTGAAAGGGCAGATTCATTTCTAACGAAATCATTAGCAAAAAAATATGAAACAGTCCTCGAAAATCACATCATTGACTACCAAAAATATTTTAATAGAGTAACTATCGACCTCGGAAATACAGATAATGATAAGAAACCTACAGATAAAAGAATTGAGCAGTTCGCTTCATCAAACGATCCTCAATTAGCGGCATTGTGTTTTCAATTCGGGCGATTTTTATTAATAAGTTCATCAAGACCGGGGGGACAACCGGCAAATCTTCAAGGTATTTGGAATGATCAACTTTATCCGCCCTGGGACAGCAAATACACGGTTAATATTAACACTGAAATGAATTATTGGCCTTCAGAAAATACCAATCTCACCGAAATGAATGAGCCGCTTATTCAGATGATACGGGAACTCTCGCAAGCAGGTAAAGAGACGGCAAAAGTAATGTATGATGCCGATGGCTGGGTGCTTCATCACAACACAGATATTTGGAGAATGAGCGGTCCAATTGATGGATCTTTTTGGGGGATGTGGCCAATGGGAGGCGCATGGCTTTCTCAACATCTATATGAAAAGTATGAGTATAGTGGTGATGTTGAATATCTTAAATCTATTTTTCCAATTCTAAAAAGCGCGGTAGAATTTTATTTGAGTTTTTTAATTGAAGAACCAAAAAATAAATGGCTTGTTGTTTCTCCATCAATCTCCCCAGAAAATGCTCCGGCAACTCATCCCGAATATTCAATAGCTGCAGGAACTACTATGGATAATCAATTACTTTTTGATCTCTTTACCAAAACAATTATTGCATCAGAAATAATTAATGCTGATGAGAAATTTATAGTAAGAATAAAAGATACATTAAAACGTTTACCCCCGAAGCAAATTGGCAAGTGGGGACAGCTTCAGGAATGGATTGAAGATTGGGATGATCCAAAAGATAATCACCGGCATGTATCTCATTTGTATGGATTATATCCTTCAAATCAGATTTCTCCTTATAGAACACCGGAATTATTCTCCGCGGCAAAAACATCATTGATGGCACGCGGCGATGAATCTACGGGCTGGTCTATGGGATGGAAAATAAATTTATGGGCTCGACTTCTCGATGGAGATCATGCGTTAAAATTAATTACTGATCAATTGACTCCTTCGATTCAAAAGGATGGAAATGAGAGGGGAGGTACATATCCCAATCTTTTCGATGCGCATCCCCCATTCCAAATTGATGGTAACTTTGGTTTTACCGCGGGAATTACTGAAATGCTTGTTCAGAGCCACGATGGTTTTGTTTTCCTTCTCCCCGCACTACCTTCAAAATGGAAAAATGGAAGCATTAATGGAATACGACTTAGAGGAGGATTTGAGATTAAAAATATGGAATGGAGAGAGGGGGAAATATCAAAATTAGCTATTAAATCAAACCTTGGCGGAAATTTGCGGATTCGTTCCTATTCAAAATTAACTCATGAAGGTACTAATGCACTTAGTGCTACTGAGGGTAATAACACTAATCACTTTTACCAAACCGCAATGGGAAAGGGGGTTATTATTAATAATTCAACCGCAATTAAAAATGTTGAATTAAAAGAAACATTTCTATATGACTTTGATACTCAGCCTGAGAAAGAATATATCTTTACTGGATCACAATATTGA
- a CDS encoding PAS domain S-box protein, giving the protein MLYLFIITEAMAFSLNFIQSYLWWGYINIELLYIGTIDAAVIVLILGPALIYLVSQITRFEEYRKEVQVQSKVEQKYRHYIENALDIVTVIDKNGFIKYESPSIEKMLGYQPNELIGKNVFDFLHPDERDYLFKIFKEKIIEHNSSVTLELRFLRRNGTWAILSVSGRNLLHNELVDGIVLNSRDISELKESQVKLSQLLDEKKVLIREIHHRVKNNFQSVSSMLFLQASMLTDESLKEILNVSRNRVHSLAIIHEKLQDSDDVSNVNLRTYFQRLLENIEKSYQSQNQKIKINFNMPEDIVLPVNQSVQVGLIFNEIISNVFKYAFPDNREGVITINFERSKGMHCLIVKDNGIGLPSDFDISQSNRLGLKLIELISKQLNGQFSFTSKEGTEFNLTFPQVSADKLNRIKK; this is encoded by the coding sequence ATGCTCTACCTTTTTATTATTACCGAAGCAATGGCTTTCAGTTTGAATTTTATACAAAGCTATTTGTGGTGGGGATATATCAATATTGAGCTACTTTATATAGGCACAATTGATGCGGCGGTAATTGTTCTAATACTTGGGCCTGCCTTAATTTATTTGGTTTCTCAGATAACCCGCTTTGAAGAATATAGAAAAGAAGTTCAGGTTCAAAGCAAGGTGGAACAAAAATACCGGCACTATATTGAGAATGCTCTTGATATAGTTACTGTTATTGATAAAAACGGATTTATAAAATATGAGAGCCCCTCAATCGAAAAAATGCTCGGTTACCAGCCCAATGAATTGATAGGCAAAAATGTATTTGATTTCCTTCACCCGGATGAGCGCGATTATCTATTCAAAATATTTAAAGAAAAAATAATAGAACACAATTCTAGTGTTACATTAGAATTAAGATTTTTGAGGCGTAATGGAACATGGGCTATTCTAAGTGTTTCAGGAAGGAATTTGCTTCACAATGAACTGGTCGATGGTATTGTGCTTAACTCCAGAGATATTAGTGAATTAAAAGAATCACAAGTAAAACTTTCTCAACTCCTCGATGAGAAAAAAGTTCTTATTAGAGAAATTCATCATAGGGTTAAGAATAATTTCCAATCAGTCTCTTCAATGCTTTTTTTACAAGCAAGTATGTTAACGGATGAAAGTTTAAAGGAAATACTAAATGTAAGCCGCAATAGAGTACACTCACTTGCAATAATACATGAGAAATTGCAGGATTCGGATGATGTCTCCAATGTAAATCTCAGGACTTATTTCCAGCGACTACTCGAGAATATTGAGAAAAGTTATCAATCACAAAATCAGAAAATCAAGATTAATTTTAATATGCCGGAAGATATTGTGTTACCCGTTAATCAATCGGTTCAGGTTGGATTAATTTTTAATGAGATAATTTCCAATGTATTTAAGTATGCGTTCCCCGATAACCGCGAAGGAGTTATCACAATTAATTTTGAAAGAAGTAAAGGAATGCACTGTTTAATTGTGAAAGATAACGGAATTGGGCTTCCCTCTGACTTTGACATTTCTCAAAGCAATCGGTTGGGATTAAAATTAATTGAGCTTATCTCTAAGCAGTTAAATGGACAGTTTTCCTTTACAAGTAAAGAAGGCACTGAATTCAATTTAACATTTCCTCAGGTTAGCGCCGACAAATTAAATCGAATAAAAAAATAA